In Bdellovibrionales bacterium, the following proteins share a genomic window:
- a CDS encoding inorganic diphosphatase encodes MHPWHDVAVGEDSPLFVNAIIEIPKGSKAKYELDKSSGLIKMDRILFSSVQYPANYGFIPQSYCEDNDPLDILVLGQEAAVPLCIMRAKPIGVMKMLDQGEADDKIISVHADDPEYTQINSISDLPPHRIREIRRFFEDYKALENKIVKVEEFFDCAEAHRVIEAAISLYKNTDLK; translated from the coding sequence ATGCATCCTTGGCACGACGTAGCCGTCGGAGAAGACTCTCCGCTTTTTGTAAACGCGATCATAGAAATCCCGAAGGGCTCTAAGGCCAAATACGAACTCGATAAAAGTAGTGGTCTGATCAAGATGGATCGAATCCTCTTCAGCTCCGTTCAATATCCGGCAAACTATGGTTTTATTCCGCAGAGCTACTGCGAAGACAATGACCCTCTGGATATCCTTGTTTTAGGACAGGAGGCGGCAGTCCCTCTGTGTATTATGCGAGCAAAGCCAATTGGAGTCATGAAAATGCTGGACCAGGGCGAAGCCGATGACAAAATCATCTCGGTTCATGCCGACGATCCTGAATATACTCAAATAAATTCTATCAGCGACCTGCCCCCGCACAGAATCAGAGAAATTAGACGTTTTTTTGAGGACTACAAAGCGCTGGAAAATAAAATCGTTAAAGTAGAAGAATTCTTTGATTGCGCCGAGGCTCATCGAGTTATTGAAGCCGCAATCTCTCTATATAAGAATACCGATTTAAAATAA
- a CDS encoding M12 family metallopeptidase, translated as MNKIGKSYYKIVAIAISALFLTLIGNHCGKFSTEDLRLSEDGSRGFVTARFFQDDQVYEKDLAFRNLNGYALFEDDIVLGKIAELSTKPLNFVLPSAKTGALDFDEFSGIQSFAFAIQGGRLWTKGIVPYVITSAVSGAAGSVKSAMEAITGNTGIKFVERTNEADYLEFVKSDQANTCGSYVGRQGGAQQVFVQAGGCGLAADVHEILHALGLWHEQSRTDRDTYIEILYENIVEEYKDQFDILPGVILGAYDFNSIMHYGVTFFSKNGKDTIRSRNGEKIQRVLPMSGLDASGVQELYRSELSGGGGGGGGQCDPATKGGSCNIANGSGQLEGQTCNTTNQQWTGGICRVKSCNSGFQPDTARTACVTAGSNNEAPRGNVDRILDGGILAGWAYDPNDANVSIAIHYYIDGALAGDNIANKVRTDVNDIVKIPGNHGFEFRIPDSYRNGQSHTIRAYGIDLQGQINPELGAKTFTLGTQVKPVSASFTTTGGRLKISVLNAGPRGEVKVDGTIDWTRFLPEKWSSDGNNYYLDQPLSNYPAGSVYVFHFRNPDVAGEASLTIKIPDLEGTVQKNQAPVGNVDGFFGDGILFGWAYDPNDANVSIAIHYYIDGAIVGDNIANKSRTDVNDALKIPGSHGFEFRIPDSYRNGLPHTIRAYGIDLQGQSNPDLGAKTFTLGTQVKPVSASFSTSGGRLKIFVLNAGPRGEVKVDGSFDWTKFLPEKWSSDGNNYYLDQPLSNYPAGSVYVFHFRNPDVAGEAAITVRIP; from the coding sequence ATGAACAAAATTGGCAAATCCTATTACAAAATCGTCGCAATCGCGATAAGTGCTCTATTTCTGACTTTGATTGGTAACCATTGTGGAAAGTTTAGCACCGAGGATTTGCGTCTTTCTGAAGATGGATCCCGCGGCTTTGTTACGGCAAGGTTCTTCCAGGACGATCAAGTCTACGAAAAGGATTTGGCCTTTAGAAATCTTAACGGCTACGCTCTTTTTGAAGACGATATTGTTTTGGGAAAAATTGCCGAACTCAGCACTAAACCCCTTAACTTTGTTCTACCTTCTGCTAAAACGGGAGCTCTTGATTTTGATGAATTCAGCGGAATACAGTCCTTTGCCTTTGCCATTCAAGGCGGGCGACTTTGGACAAAAGGAATCGTGCCCTATGTGATTACATCGGCTGTTTCGGGCGCCGCTGGAAGCGTCAAATCGGCGATGGAGGCGATCACAGGCAACACAGGTATTAAGTTCGTCGAGCGCACCAATGAGGCCGATTACCTGGAATTCGTAAAGTCAGATCAGGCCAACACCTGTGGATCATACGTAGGCCGGCAAGGTGGAGCGCAGCAAGTATTTGTCCAGGCCGGTGGCTGCGGGTTGGCAGCTGACGTACACGAGATACTTCACGCTTTAGGTTTGTGGCACGAACAATCGCGAACGGACCGCGACACTTATATCGAAATTCTATACGAAAATATTGTAGAAGAGTATAAAGATCAGTTTGATATTCTACCTGGTGTTATTCTTGGAGCCTACGATTTCAATTCGATCATGCATTATGGAGTGACGTTTTTCTCCAAAAACGGCAAGGATACCATCCGAAGTCGCAACGGCGAAAAAATTCAACGAGTGCTCCCTATGAGCGGACTCGATGCTTCCGGAGTTCAAGAGCTCTATCGGTCTGAGCTGAGCGGAGGAGGAGGAGGAGGAGGAGGCCAATGTGATCCTGCGACTAAAGGGGGCAGCTGCAATATTGCCAACGGTTCGGGACAGTTGGAAGGACAAACATGTAACACAACAAATCAACAGTGGACAGGTGGGATCTGCCGCGTGAAATCATGCAATAGCGGATTTCAACCTGATACAGCACGAACGGCGTGTGTTACAGCTGGAAGCAATAACGAGGCACCTCGTGGAAACGTTGATCGCATTCTCGACGGTGGAATTCTAGCTGGATGGGCCTATGATCCAAACGATGCGAATGTCAGCATCGCCATACACTACTACATCGATGGTGCACTTGCTGGAGACAATATCGCCAACAAAGTGCGTACAGACGTCAACGACATCGTAAAAATTCCGGGAAACCATGGCTTTGAATTTAGAATCCCTGATAGCTATCGAAATGGTCAGTCCCACACAATCAGAGCCTACGGAATAGATCTTCAGGGGCAAATCAATCCTGAGCTCGGTGCAAAAACCTTCACGCTCGGGACTCAGGTGAAGCCTGTGAGTGCCTCCTTCACCACTACGGGCGGTCGTTTGAAAATTTCCGTTCTCAATGCCGGCCCACGGGGAGAAGTAAAAGTTGATGGCACCATTGATTGGACCAGATTTCTGCCAGAGAAATGGAGCTCCGACGGCAATAACTATTACTTGGATCAACCTCTGAGCAATTACCCTGCAGGATCCGTTTATGTGTTCCACTTTAGAAATCCCGACGTGGCCGGAGAAGCCAGTCTCACAATCAAAATCCCAGATCTAGAAGGCACTGTTCAAAAAAATCAGGCTCCGGTCGGAAACGTAGATGGCTTTTTTGGGGATGGAATCTTGTTTGGATGGGCCTATGATCCAAATGATGCCAACGTCAGCATCGCCATACACTACTACATCGATGGTGCAATTGTGGGAGACAATATCGCCAACAAAAGTCGCACCGACGTCAACGATGCATTAAAAATTCCCGGAAGCCATGGCTTTGAATTTAGAATCCCTGATAGCTATCGAAATGGTCTACCCCACACAATCAGAGCCTACGGAATAGATCTTCAGGGGCAATCCAATCCTGACCTCGGTGCAAAAACCTTCACGCTCGGGACTCAGGTGAAGCCTGTGAGTGCCTCCTTCAGCACATCGGGCGGTCGTTTGAAAATTTTCGTTCTCAATGCCGGCCCACGGGGAGAAGTAAAAGTCGATGGTTCTTTTGATTGGACCAAATTCCTGCCAGAAAAATGGAGCTCCGACGGCAATAACTATTACTTGGATCAACCTCTCAGCAATTACCCTGCAGGATCCGTTTATGTGTTCCACTTTAGAAATCCTGACGTGGCTGGAGAAGCTGCTATTACGGTAAGAATTCCTTAG
- a CDS encoding CreA family protein encodes MKKILLGLLITLAGKSVFAEEVGAFSMGSRGWNILSSNRLKVLAFPDPIVSGATCFVSTVEATGLTFSSDPSDSSIACRQTGPISESDLSKIEKNPEGEDIFSVDKGGFNKKFLNLFKELNVRRIYDRKNNTLLYVTYTTKLIEGHVKNSLSAITLYNNK; translated from the coding sequence ATGAAAAAAATTCTGTTGGGTCTTTTAATTACTCTTGCCGGAAAATCCGTCTTCGCAGAGGAGGTCGGCGCATTTAGTATGGGTTCCAGGGGCTGGAACATCCTGAGTAGCAATCGACTAAAGGTATTGGCGTTTCCAGATCCAATTGTATCTGGAGCAACCTGTTTTGTTTCGACCGTGGAAGCAACTGGTCTGACTTTTTCAAGTGACCCTTCAGATTCAAGTATTGCCTGCCGACAAACGGGTCCAATATCTGAAAGCGATTTGAGTAAAATCGAAAAAAATCCTGAAGGAGAAGATATTTTCTCGGTCGATAAAGGTGGCTTTAATAAGAAATTTCTTAACCTTTTTAAGGAACTGAATGTCAGAAGAATCTATGATAGGAAAAATAACACTTTGCTATACGTCACTTACACGACTAAGCTCATCGAAGGACATGTTAAGAATTCGCTCAGCGCAATCACGCTATACAACAACAAGTAG
- the mpl gene encoding UDP-N-acetylmuramate:L-alanyl-gamma-D-glutamyl-meso-diaminopimelate ligase, translating to MIPKGSHIHLMGIGGTAMASLAGLLKELGYKITGSDLNVYPPMSTQLAELGIPVMEGYKKENLKDRPDLVIVGNVISRTNEEAQALLASDIPYTSLPKALGDYAIADRNSIVVAGTHGKTTTTALVAVLAEACGLKPGFLIGGIPINFSKSFRVPLSNWFVIEGDEYDTAFFDKVPKFVHYRPRYAILTSVEFDHADIYQDLNAVKRAFALLIERLPADGLLVVNGEDPHAMELTQRCKCKVVTYGLESGDYHVLDRRVELGRNQFAVDHKGQRLVELAIKQFGPHNTLNSLAAFALARELKWPLDKILGGMASFQGVKRRQELIGEPNGITLIEDFAHHPTAVSLTLKTMRERFPRRRLFGVFEPRSATSRRKVFQQDYVKALSGADIAIVARPYDQSRIQEEDRFSTEELVGELKAAGGIAYEGQNVSHIIELLKRECRSGDVVLLMSNGGFDGIYSKLIQALSPQNETTT from the coding sequence ATGATACCTAAGGGCTCACATATTCATTTGATGGGAATTGGTGGAACAGCAATGGCCAGTCTAGCAGGGCTTTTGAAAGAGCTCGGCTACAAAATCACGGGAAGTGATCTGAATGTCTATCCCCCCATGTCCACTCAGTTGGCCGAACTGGGTATTCCTGTGATGGAGGGCTACAAGAAGGAAAACTTAAAAGATCGCCCTGATCTCGTGATTGTCGGAAATGTGATTTCGCGAACGAATGAAGAGGCGCAGGCTCTTTTAGCAAGCGATATTCCTTATACGAGCCTGCCGAAAGCGCTGGGTGATTATGCAATCGCGGACCGAAATTCGATCGTGGTGGCAGGAACGCACGGGAAAACCACGACGACAGCTCTGGTCGCAGTTCTCGCCGAGGCCTGTGGCTTAAAACCAGGATTTTTGATTGGGGGGATCCCCATTAATTTTTCGAAGTCTTTTCGAGTTCCTTTGTCCAATTGGTTTGTGATTGAAGGAGATGAGTACGATACAGCTTTCTTTGATAAGGTTCCAAAGTTTGTTCACTATCGTCCTCGCTATGCCATTCTGACGAGCGTGGAGTTTGATCATGCCGATATTTATCAGGACTTGAATGCGGTCAAAAGAGCCTTCGCACTTCTGATCGAGAGGTTGCCTGCCGATGGACTTCTTGTCGTGAATGGCGAGGATCCTCACGCCATGGAATTAACCCAGAGATGCAAATGCAAAGTCGTGACCTATGGATTAGAGAGCGGCGATTATCACGTCTTGGATCGTCGAGTCGAATTGGGACGAAACCAATTTGCTGTGGATCACAAGGGACAGCGTCTTGTCGAACTCGCGATCAAGCAATTTGGCCCTCACAATACTCTCAACTCTCTGGCGGCCTTTGCTCTTGCGCGAGAGCTGAAGTGGCCCCTCGACAAGATACTCGGCGGTATGGCAAGTTTTCAAGGGGTGAAAAGGCGACAAGAGTTGATCGGAGAACCAAATGGCATCACTCTCATCGAGGATTTTGCTCATCATCCAACGGCTGTCAGTCTGACTCTCAAAACGATGCGTGAGCGTTTTCCTCGGCGTCGGCTCTTCGGAGTTTTTGAGCCTCGCTCGGCGACGAGTCGGAGAAAGGTTTTTCAGCAAGATTACGTGAAAGCTCTCTCGGGAGCAGATATCGCAATTGTTGCCAGACCCTATGATCAGAGCAGGATTCAAGAAGAAGATAGATTCTCAACTGAGGAACTTGTGGGTGAACTTAAGGCGGCGGGAGGCATTGCCTACGAAGGGCAGAATGTTTCTCACATCATAGAGTTGCTAAAGAGGGAGTGTCGGTCCGGTGATGTTGTTCTTCTGATGTCCAATGGGGGCTTTGATGGTATCTACTCAAAGCTCATTCAGGCACTATCGCCTCAAAATGAGACGACGACATGA
- a CDS encoding serine hydrolase, with translation MNRFESILKEKIELGTEGALNLITPGLKLRAYERGRLKGELKLGKVYKFYDLASLTKILFTVPVVMRLVEQGRLNPSRPMIEYLPWFPSESVTVKDVLSHSAGLPWWAPFYSKLSGPIGPVYRWRQLETHLRKVKADPKAQTVYSDLDFLMLGMMIENQLGLPLEAIWEDFKKTLKIPRLSLHFNKGNEPRYLRKFYAPTEKCSWRGKTLQGEVHDENSWALGGVAPHAGLFGTIDDVSQWGLLLRKSFLDARGSKLVSQKTLRRFARRAIPKSKGDWAMGFMLPSKGKASCGKYFSSRSFGHTGFTGTSLWFDPRRDLLVVILSNRVHPTRENSRFVGLRPQLHDWVVESLEEIS, from the coding sequence ATGAATCGATTTGAATCAATACTTAAAGAAAAGATTGAACTAGGAACGGAAGGTGCTCTGAACTTAATAACTCCTGGACTTAAGCTTCGCGCCTATGAGCGAGGCAGGTTAAAGGGAGAACTGAAGCTTGGGAAAGTCTATAAATTTTATGACTTAGCTTCACTGACTAAAATCCTTTTTACAGTGCCCGTTGTCATGAGGCTTGTTGAACAGGGTAGACTCAATCCTTCGAGGCCGATGATCGAATATCTTCCTTGGTTTCCTTCTGAGAGTGTCACGGTCAAGGATGTTCTGAGCCATTCAGCCGGCCTGCCCTGGTGGGCTCCATTTTACTCAAAATTGAGTGGACCTATTGGGCCTGTTTATCGCTGGCGCCAGTTGGAAACCCATTTGCGGAAAGTGAAAGCAGACCCCAAGGCTCAAACCGTTTATTCAGATCTTGATTTCTTGATGTTGGGCATGATGATAGAGAATCAGCTGGGTTTACCTCTTGAAGCCATTTGGGAGGACTTCAAAAAAACCTTGAAAATACCTCGTTTAAGTCTTCATTTTAATAAGGGAAATGAGCCAAGATATCTTCGAAAATTTTATGCGCCAACGGAGAAATGTTCCTGGAGGGGCAAAACCTTACAGGGCGAAGTTCATGATGAAAATTCTTGGGCATTAGGGGGTGTCGCTCCTCACGCGGGACTTTTTGGAACCATTGATGATGTTTCTCAATGGGGCTTACTTCTGAGAAAATCGTTTTTGGATGCGAGAGGTTCGAAATTGGTTTCTCAGAAAACTCTCAGGAGATTCGCCCGCCGGGCAATACCGAAAAGCAAGGGCGACTGGGCCATGGGTTTTATGTTGCCGAGCAAGGGAAAGGCCAGTTGCGGAAAATACTTTTCGTCCCGGAGTTTTGGTCATACCGGTTTTACGGGTACATCACTGTGGTTTGATCCGAGGCGCGATCTTTTGGTCGTGATTCTCTCCAATCGCGTTCATCCCACTCGGGAAAATTCTCGTTTTGTTGGTCTGCGTCCACAGCTTCACGATTGGGTTGTCGAATCATTGGAGGAAATCTCATGA
- a CDS encoding LD-carboxypeptidase, giving the protein MNGKSRGTREKTTTGAKTTTGAKAAAKPRFKNVVWPKIKPGDIIDLVAPGFGPTPKEIRGAVKFLREWGLNPRVPVDLLGPDILCSNSDEMRFQFLRKALFAKDSKAIWCLRGGYGANRLLPYLQRLKPPASNKVLIGYSDVTTVHLFLNQQWGWNTIHGPLLDRFGAGSGRSRDKKELKDCLFGERDFLKFTELRPLNQRAQANGIVRGPLTGGNLTTWTSAVGTAWAGCPQGKILFFEDIGEQGRKVDRMLVQIEQSGGFKGLKALIFGEFVGGAQPNGRYVWPDVLRRFADEAPFPVFDHFPAGHGRSQRPIPFGPMAVLKKGRTPELRVKVGSHR; this is encoded by the coding sequence ATGAATGGGAAATCGAGAGGAACAAGAGAAAAAACAACAACTGGGGCTAAAACAACAACCGGGGCAAAAGCAGCTGCCAAGCCAAGGTTTAAGAATGTAGTCTGGCCAAAAATCAAGCCCGGTGACATCATTGATTTGGTGGCTCCTGGATTCGGGCCGACGCCAAAAGAAATCAGAGGTGCTGTTAAATTTTTGCGTGAATGGGGGTTGAATCCTCGTGTCCCAGTTGATTTATTAGGTCCTGATATTTTATGTTCGAATTCGGATGAAATGAGATTTCAATTCTTGCGCAAAGCCCTCTTTGCCAAAGACTCGAAGGCCATCTGGTGCCTTCGCGGCGGGTATGGTGCCAATCGATTGCTTCCCTACTTGCAGCGACTCAAACCGCCAGCCAGCAACAAAGTTCTGATCGGATACAGCGATGTGACGACAGTCCACCTTTTTTTGAATCAGCAGTGGGGATGGAACACAATACATGGGCCTTTGCTCGATCGATTTGGAGCCGGCTCGGGGCGGAGCAGAGACAAGAAGGAGCTCAAAGACTGCCTCTTTGGAGAGAGAGATTTTTTGAAGTTCACTGAGTTGAGACCCTTAAATCAAAGAGCTCAAGCGAATGGAATCGTCCGTGGCCCCCTCACAGGAGGAAATCTGACCACTTGGACTTCGGCCGTCGGGACGGCTTGGGCGGGCTGCCCTCAAGGCAAAATTCTGTTTTTTGAGGACATTGGCGAGCAGGGTCGAAAGGTTGATCGCATGCTTGTTCAGATCGAGCAGAGTGGGGGTTTCAAGGGATTAAAAGCGCTGATTTTTGGCGAGTTTGTTGGCGGAGCTCAACCCAACGGACGATATGTTTGGCCTGATGTACTAAGGCGCTTTGCAGATGAGGCGCCCTTTCCCGTCTTTGATCACTTTCCAGCGGGCCATGGCCGCTCGCAGAGACCCATTCCATTCGGACCCATGGCTGTTCTCAAGAAGGGGAGAACTCCAGAGTTGAGAGTTAAAGTGGGAAGTCATCGATGA
- a CDS encoding AGE family epimerase/isomerase produces MSGIKWKLGLVLFGMLSVLKSEARDLPFFHLLNSGGEFHRNNSQLDWTNSGLWRKTSQQSNDFFIRYSWDKELGSFASEIEMDGSRMSNTRHLIASSQMLYGLAYGVNWNQQTRETEMARRQGKFVLQKMIVANDQGPYFKVAVDHNGNDLNKQRSLSASEQAEGFFGLVALYSKTRNPTILRRIDVLFDSFYRRFHDDQNLGFFDDFDLMTGRPLLPGREVSNKSYGSTVTVATSFLIDLAQLNTPRQRHYIAIMEELLDIVADHFIDTETGWIIENFTSDWRPAWRDWQVQKVKAKDGGDSSSRDVSVGRTGHNYEAAWLLMRGATELKYISAEKKAKYLAAARVILVSMLNSNSLDQERGGVFDAFIRETDSPMWHQNKVWWQQTKAMLALAKAISVGLFSEDGSEELASLALIQLDKIVRFYFDHFVDEKNGGEFSVLSREGVPIAGEPKGQREKASGHSVELSRFMSEYLKLIKAQYLTVIGN; encoded by the coding sequence TTGAGTGGGATCAAATGGAAATTGGGCCTCGTACTTTTTGGAATGCTTTCTGTCCTGAAGTCAGAGGCAAGAGATCTGCCCTTTTTTCATCTCCTCAACAGCGGTGGGGAGTTTCATCGAAATAATTCTCAACTGGATTGGACCAATTCCGGTTTATGGAGAAAAACTTCTCAGCAATCAAATGATTTTTTTATTCGTTACTCCTGGGACAAGGAGCTGGGGTCTTTTGCATCCGAAATTGAAATGGACGGATCTCGAATGAGCAATACCAGACATTTGATTGCTTCAAGTCAAATGCTCTATGGTTTGGCTTACGGGGTCAATTGGAATCAACAGACGAGAGAGACTGAAATGGCACGTAGGCAGGGCAAATTTGTTCTCCAAAAAATGATCGTTGCGAATGACCAAGGACCTTACTTCAAAGTTGCGGTCGATCACAATGGCAATGACCTTAACAAACAGAGATCGCTCTCAGCCAGCGAACAGGCCGAAGGATTTTTCGGACTGGTGGCTCTTTACTCTAAAACGAGGAATCCCACCATCTTGAGGCGAATTGATGTCTTGTTTGATTCCTTTTACAGGAGATTTCATGACGACCAAAATCTGGGATTTTTTGATGATTTTGACCTGATGACAGGGAGACCTCTCTTGCCTGGAAGGGAAGTCTCGAACAAGAGTTATGGATCAACTGTGACCGTCGCGACATCTTTTTTAATTGATTTGGCTCAGTTGAATACGCCTCGCCAAAGGCATTATATCGCGATCATGGAAGAGCTTTTGGACATTGTCGCAGACCACTTTATTGACACCGAAACGGGATGGATAATTGAGAATTTCACCTCCGATTGGAGGCCTGCCTGGAGGGATTGGCAAGTTCAGAAAGTGAAGGCGAAAGACGGCGGAGATAGCAGCTCAAGGGATGTGAGTGTTGGGAGGACAGGTCATAATTATGAAGCGGCCTGGCTCTTGATGAGAGGAGCGACGGAGTTAAAGTACATTTCCGCAGAAAAGAAAGCCAAATACTTGGCCGCAGCTCGCGTGATTTTGGTTTCGATGCTGAATTCAAATTCCCTTGATCAGGAACGGGGAGGGGTTTTTGATGCTTTTATTCGGGAAACGGATTCTCCAATGTGGCATCAAAACAAAGTGTGGTGGCAGCAGACAAAAGCCATGCTGGCTTTGGCAAAAGCGATCTCTGTGGGCCTTTTCTCAGAAGATGGCAGCGAGGAGCTCGCCAGCCTTGCGTTGATTCAGCTCGATAAGATTGTGAGGTTCTATTTTGACCATTTTGTGGATGAAAAAAACGGGGGAGAGTTCTCAGTTCTTAGCCGAGAAGGTGTGCCCATCGCCGGTGAGCCCAAGGGTCAAAGAGAAAAGGCGAGTGGCCACAGTGTGGAGCTTTCTCGGTTCATGTCTGAGTACTTAAAGCTGATCAAGGCCCAGTATCTGACAGTGATTGGGAATTGA
- a CDS encoding tail fiber domain-containing protein: MSYHREVVFQRIELKPMVPEREYKMDRLLIGHPNYRLFSYLIALNLAGTLSFSTSLASEAPSGLVYQGRIMKPDNSPLEAVSVLFDIEVYSPDGACLLFEETHTINMASSGGSFALTLGTGTPIGPSYSAKEVFSNTGTFTGAGPCSYSPSTGDSRRIRVTFDEGGGPVALQDQIVQSVPYALYASKLEGKGKSDFLQINTTTSALSQANANSLFQNATYTELLALAGGTSTVFAKSVDLPVSSGVLNLSGAGQGVRVLDAPAGGDYAVNKNYSDGKIGGKSIDAANFASLADGESLKWDTTANSGLGGWVRFTPASTSGFVVNGGQAGAVSLGSTNANSVSLLTNNTTRMTVNSSGLVGIGTGGPSTIHHLLQVGSGDGSTNLTEVKTLFTNTGPSGIGIRNSSASVESFQIVNGSEGEIGMLTNHPLKISTNNAGRMTILNTGEIGIGTSTPSTALHIVGTVTVAESGTNSVSIGNGNSTSATGAIAIGRGNSAGNNTNSTAVGHSNNSSLGGVSFGRGNTTSHSTAIAFGDGNTVSGSGAAAFGIGVSNSTANSLMIGPSDAAKMTILSSGNVGIGTTTPSELLEVIGNVKATSFISTSDVRLKTNIQPIEGLPAVLRLQGLKYTWKSTGQSDAGVLAQEVEKIFPDAVRTDPVTGYKGVKYLYLIAPLIESAKELYEMCKANEMLASQQTQELAILKNENTNLKNKIENLERRFEELEKKLGINQ, from the coding sequence ATGTCTTATCATAGAGAGGTAGTTTTTCAGAGAATTGAACTAAAGCCAATGGTTCCTGAAAGGGAATATAAAATGGATCGTTTGCTGATTGGCCACCCAAATTATCGTCTTTTCTCCTATCTCATCGCGCTTAATCTCGCTGGCACACTGAGTTTCTCAACCTCACTGGCGAGTGAAGCTCCCTCTGGGCTCGTTTATCAAGGCCGTATCATGAAGCCTGACAACAGTCCCTTAGAAGCAGTGAGTGTTTTGTTTGATATCGAAGTGTACAGTCCCGATGGTGCCTGTCTTCTTTTTGAAGAAACCCATACGATTAACATGGCGAGCTCAGGCGGCTCTTTTGCTCTCACTCTGGGCACTGGAACTCCGATTGGCCCCTCCTATTCTGCAAAAGAAGTTTTCTCAAATACGGGAACATTCACTGGAGCTGGGCCCTGTTCTTATTCTCCTTCAACTGGCGATAGTCGCCGAATCAGAGTTACTTTTGACGAGGGTGGTGGCCCCGTTGCCTTGCAGGATCAAATTGTTCAGAGCGTCCCTTACGCCCTTTACGCCTCAAAACTCGAGGGCAAAGGCAAGAGTGACTTTTTGCAGATCAATACGACGACATCTGCACTCAGCCAGGCAAACGCAAACTCACTTTTTCAAAATGCGACCTATACCGAACTCCTGGCTTTGGCTGGTGGCACGTCAACTGTTTTTGCGAAAAGTGTGGATCTTCCTGTTTCGAGCGGGGTGCTTAACCTGAGTGGCGCGGGACAAGGCGTGAGAGTGCTAGACGCTCCGGCCGGCGGCGACTATGCCGTCAATAAAAATTATTCCGACGGCAAAATTGGTGGCAAATCAATCGACGCTGCGAACTTTGCAAGCCTTGCTGACGGTGAATCCCTGAAGTGGGACACGACAGCCAACAGCGGCTTGGGAGGCTGGGTTCGTTTCACGCCAGCCTCGACAAGTGGATTTGTGGTCAATGGAGGCCAGGCGGGAGCGGTGAGCTTAGGATCAACAAACGCCAACTCCGTCAGCCTTCTCACAAATAACACGACCCGAATGACTGTTAATAGTTCGGGCCTTGTTGGAATTGGAACTGGGGGACCATCCACCATACATCACTTGTTGCAGGTAGGATCTGGTGACGGTTCGACGAACCTCACGGAAGTCAAAACACTTTTCACAAACACAGGCCCATCAGGCATAGGAATCCGAAATAGCAGCGCGAGCGTTGAGAGCTTTCAAATAGTCAACGGTTCCGAGGGCGAAATTGGAATGCTCACAAATCATCCACTGAAAATTTCCACCAATAACGCAGGCCGGATGACGATACTTAACACGGGCGAGATCGGAATTGGGACTTCGACTCCAAGCACCGCGCTTCATATTGTGGGCACTGTGACAGTAGCCGAATCAGGGACTAACTCCGTCTCAATTGGAAATGGCAATTCTACCTCCGCGACTGGCGCAATTGCAATTGGACGAGGAAATTCGGCGGGAAATAATACAAATTCGACAGCCGTGGGTCACAGCAATAACTCAAGCCTTGGAGGCGTCTCTTTTGGCAGAGGCAACACGACATCACATTCAACTGCAATTGCGTTTGGCGATGGCAATACTGTGTCTGGATCGGGTGCTGCGGCCTTTGGAATAGGCGTGTCCAATTCAACCGCCAACTCACTTATGATAGGGCCCAGTGATGCGGCAAAAATGACTATCCTTAGCAGCGGAAACGTCGGTATTGGGACCACGACTCCGAGCGAACTACTTGAAGTCATCGGCAATGTAAAGGCCACTAGTTTTATTTCAACTTCAGATGTGAGATTAAAAACAAATATTCAGCCTATCGAAGGTTTGCCCGCAGTTTTGCGGCTACAGGGACTAAAATATACCTGGAAAAGCACAGGCCAGTCTGATGCCGGGGTTCTTGCTCAAGAAGTTGAAAAAATATTTCCTGATGCTGTCCGAACAGACCCCGTCACGGGTTATAAAGGTGTCAAATATTTGTACTTGATCGCACCTCTGATTGAATCAGCAAAAGAACTTTACGAAATGTGCAAAGCCAATGAAATGCTCGCTTCACAACAAACTCAAGAACTAGCCATTCTCAAAAATGAAAATACGAATCTAAAAAATAAAATTGAGAATCTAGAAAGACGGTTTGAAGAACTCGAAAAGAAATTGGGAATTAATCAATGA